One window of Triticum dicoccoides isolate Atlit2015 ecotype Zavitan chromosome 5A, WEW_v2.0, whole genome shotgun sequence genomic DNA carries:
- the LOC119301519 gene encoding ABC transporter G family member STR-like, translated as MRPPAHRVLRNFLVCGHHIRNQAGRRGSRKPTAAKMQQPQQQHRTAMRRDGEREHRRAAADETAHRRAAEAPPRRTERAAEVLPAAHRTERAGETAATARRAAEMPARRTERKKSLESLLDAADVRGKRGGPVPAVGEKITTFPGQGLEFKNLSYSVIKKQKKDGVKIKKEVYLLNDISGQALRGQVTAILGPSGAGKSTFLDAIAGRIAKGSLEGSVSIDGRPVTTSYMKQISSYVMQDDQLFPMLTVLETLTFAAEVRLPPSLSRAEKLKRVWELIEQLGLQTTAHTYIGDEGVRGVSGGERRRVSIGTDIIHKPSLLFLDEPTSGLDSTSAHSVVEKVKDIARGGSIVLMTIHQPSFRIQMLLDRIVILARGRLIYLGNPTTLPTYLAGFGRPVPEGENSMEYLLDVIKEYDESTLGLEPLVAYQRDGSKPTEAAKTPVPRTPRTPYQKSVQFRQMQLKSNQFSLASATPHANPFSNFESYNIDDEEGDFDNSLERKIQTPMHPANSGYHPRLASQFYKDFSVWVYNGVAGTPQRRPTWTPARTPARTPMSSYQRSRVNTPHRSIPPSPQEPVFKPEEPDYEEQGLDIEPLDAPEDGPKFANPWLREVAVLSWRTALNVVRTPELFLSREIVLTVMALILSTLFHRLSGSDFLTINRILNFYIFAVCLVFFSSNDAVPTFIQERFIFIRERSHNAYRASTYVISSLIVYLPFFAIQGFTFAVITKFMLHLNSSLLYFWIVLFASLITTNAYVMLVSALVPSYITGYAVVIATTALFFLTCGFFLKRNKIPIYWRWLHYISAIKYPFEALLVNEFKGGHCYTGTKNQLSPGPLGEIKLSGLHDQLNPNITTCPLIGQDVLTSMDITMDSIWVDVAILLAWGVLYRLFFYVVLRFYSKNERK; from the exons ATGCGTCCACCGGCGCATCGCGTACTCAGAAATTTTCTTGTTTGCGGGCATCATATAAGGAATCAAGCGGGGCGAAGGGGAAGCCGCAAGCCCACCGCAGCAAAGATgcagcagccgcagcagcagcACAGGACGGCCATGCGGAGGGACGGCGAGAgagaacaccggagggcggcggcggacgagaCGGCGCATCGGAGGGCGGCCGAGGCGCCTCCACGCCGCACGGAGAGGGCGGCCGAGGTGCTGCCCGCCGCCCACAGGACCGAGAGGGCGGGCGAGACGGCGGCCACCGCCCGGAGAGCGGCGGAGATGCCCGCCCGCCGGACGGAGAGGAAGAAGAGCCTGGAGAGCCTCCTGGACGCCGCGGACGTGCGGGGGAAGCGCGGCGGCCCCGTGCCGGCCGTCGGCGAGAAGATCACCACCTTCCCCGGCCAGGGGCTCGAGTTCAAGAACCTCTCCTACAGCGTCatcaagaagcagaagaaggacgGGGTCAAGATCAAGAAGGAGGTGTACCTGCTCAACGACATTTCCGGGCAAGCGCTCCGCGGCCAGGTCACCGCCATCCTCGGCCCCAGCGGCGCCGGCAAGTCCACTTTCCTCGACGCCATTGCCGGGAGGATCGCCAAGGGGAGCCTCGAAGGGTCTGTCAGCATCGACGGACGACCC GTCACCACGAGCTACATGAAGCAGATTTCCTCTTACGTGATGCAAGACGATCAGCTGTTTCCCATGCTTACGGTGCTGGAGACGCTCACGTTTGCAGCTGAGGTCAGGCTCCCGCCATCCCTCTCAAGGGCTGAGAAGCTCAAGAGGGTGTGGGAACTCATTGAGCAGCTTGGTCTGCAG ACAACCGCTCACACATACATTGGGGATGAAGGGGTGCGAGGGGTCTCTGGCGGGGAACGCCGCAGAGTGTCGATCGGCACAGACATCATCCATAAGCCATCTCTCTTGTTTCTCGACGAACCAACCTCCGGCCTCGACTCCACTAGTGCACACAGTGTGGTGGAGAAAGTGAAGGATATCGCAAGAGGAGGAAGCATTGTGCTCATGACTATCCATCAACCATCTTTCAGGATCCAGATGCTTCTCGACAGAATTGTCATCCTTGCAAG AGGACGACTGATCTATCTAGGCAACCCAACCACACTTCCCACATACCTTGCTGGATTCGGCCGGCCAGTACCTGAGGGAGAGAACAGCATGGAGTATCTACTGGATGTCATCAAGGAGTACGATGAATCGACACTGGGACTTGAGCCTTTGGTTGCATACCAGAGGGATGGCAGCAAACCCACTGAAGCTGCGAAGACTCCGGTGCCGAGAACACCGAGGACACCATACCAGAAGTCAGTCCAGTTCAGGCAAATGCAACTCAAAAGCAACCAGTTTTCACTTGCAAGCGCAACGCCTCATGCTAACCCCTTCTCAAACTTTGAGTCCTACAATATTGATGACGAGGAGGGTGATTTCGACAATTCTCTTGAGAGAAAAATACAGACACCGATGCATCCTGCAAACTCGGGCTACCACCCAAGATTAGCTTCACAGTTCTACAAAGATTTCTCAGTCTGGGTTTACAATGGTGTCGCAGGGACGCCGCAGCGCAGGCCAACTTGGACTCCAGCTCGAACACCGGCAAGGACCCCAATGTCAAGCTACCAGCGAAGCCGTGTGAATACGCCGCACAGGTCAATTCCTCCGTCTCCCCAAGAACCAGTGTTCAAGCCAGAAGAGCCAGACTATGAGGAGCAGGGGCTTGACATTGAGCCACTAGATGCACCAGAGGACGGGCCCAAGTTCGCCAATCCTTGGCTCAGGGAGGTGGCTGTACTTTCATGGCGTACCGCACTGAATGTCGTGCGCACACCGGAGTTGTTCCTCTCTCGTGAGATTGTGCTCACCGTCATGGCGCTCATCCTCTCGACGCTGTTCCATCGCCTCAGCGGTTCCGATTTCCTGACCATCAACCGCATCCTCAACTTCTACATCTTTGCAGTCTGCCTCGTCTTCTTCTCCTCGAATGATGCAGTGCCAACATTCATCCAGGAACGCTTCATCTTCATCCGCGAGAGGTCACACAATGCATACCGTGCTTCGACCTACGTGATCTCCTCCCTCATTGTCTACCTTCCCTTCTTCGCCATCCAGGGCTTCACCTTTGCGGTGATCACAAAGTTCATGCTCCACCTGAATAGCAGCTTGCTCTACTTCTGGATCGTCCTCTTTGCGTCGCTCATCACAACAAATGCCTATGTGATGCTGGTGAGCGCGCTTGTTCCGAGCTACATCACTGGCTACGCCGTCGTGATTGCAACGACGGCGCTCTTCTTCCTCACCTGCGGGTTCTTCCTGAAGCGGAACAAGATCCCGATTTACTGGAGATGGCTTCACTACATCTCCGCAATCAAGTACCCGTTTGAGGCGTTGCTCGTCAACGAGTTCAAAGGCGGCCATTGCTACACCGGCACAAAAAATCAGCTGTCACCAGGACCTCTAGGAGAAATCAAGTTGAGTGGCCTTCATGATCAACTGAACCCAAACATCACAACATGTCCCCTGATAGGCCAGGATGTGCTCACCTCCATGGACATCACAATGGACAGCATCTGGGTTGATGTTGCAATCCTCCTTGCCTGGGGTGTGCTCTATCGGCTCTTCTTCTATGTGGTCCTCAgattctactccaagaatgagaggAAGTAA
- the LOC119301518 gene encoding TPR repeat-containing thioredoxin TDX-like, with protein MAKVGENSFEDETMESDIELEGEVVEPDNDPLQKMGDPSVEVSEEMRDKAQLYKKKGVDALSEGKLDEAVEHLTEAILLNPTSAILYAARAGVFVKMKKPNAAILDAEAALQINPDSAKGYKSRGMAKAMLGKWEDAAHDLHLAAKLDFDEEISSELKKVEPNVHKIEEHKKKYERLRKERDMKKADLERQRRHAEEVSAASAILKPGDVITIHSSNQLEEIFTAASKLSKLVILYFTATWCGPCRFMGPVYKSLSEQHRNVVFLKLDIDQQGNIAHRWNVSSVPTFSCVINGKEIDKVVGADKTGLERKIAEHGSRKQ; from the exons ATGGCGAAGGTGGGAGAGAACAGCTTCGAGGATGAAACCATGGAGTCGGACATTGAATTGGAAGGGGAAGTTGTTGAGCCAGACAATGATCCTCTGCAGAAG ATGGGAGATCCATCGGTTGAAGTCTCTGAAGAAATGCGCGACAAGGCACAGCTCTACAAAAAGAAGGGTGTTGATGCGCTTTCAGAAG GTAAACTGGACGAAGCAGTCGAGCACCTGACGGAGGCCATCTTGCTGAACCCCACTTCAGCTATCCTCTATGCAGCCAGGG CTGGTGTTTTTGTGAAGATGAAGAAACCAAATGCAGCGATTCTTGATGCGGAGGCAGCATTACAG ATAAATCCAGATTCTGCTAAAGGATATAAATCACGAGGGATGGCAAAAGCTATGCTTGGGAAGTGGGAAGATGCTGCTCATGACCTACACTTGGCAGCAAAATTGGATTTTGATGAAGAGATCAGCTCAGAGCTTAAGAAG GTTGAACCCAATGTACACAAAATTGAGGAGCACAAGAAAAAGTATGAACGCCTGCGTAAAGAGAGGGACATGAAAAAAGCTGACTTGGAAAGACAGCGTAGGCATGCTGAGGAG GTGTCTGCTGCTTCTGCTATTCTAAAGCCTG GTGATGTGATCACTATCCACTCATCTAATCAACTGGAAGAAATATTTACAGCCGCGTCAAAACTGTCGAAGCTTGTGATTCTGTATTTTACTGCAACATGGTGTGGACCATGTCGTTTTATGGGCCCTGTTTACAAAAGCTTATCTGAACAGCACCGAAATGTCGTATTCCTTAAGCTGGACATTGATCAACAAGGCAATATTGCCCATCGCTGGAATGTCTCAAGTGTTCCAACATTCTCCTGTGTGATAAATGGCAAAGAGATTGATAAGGTTGTCGGGGCTGACAAGACCGGCCTTGAGAGAAAAATTGCGGAGCATGGCTCTCGTAAACAGTGA